The DNA sequence GttcaaaattgtaaaaaaaaaagaaaaaaggagtgCAAAACCTACAGCCACGTCTTGGAAACAGATTTGGAAACTTGTTTAACAAGTTTGAATATGTCGGCAAAAAAAAGAAGTGGTACCTCCACTTGAAGACCCTTTAGTCTCCAACATAAGGACTTCAGAGCTTGCGTGGTCTTTTCTCCATCAGCTTTCAGACGAGATATAATTTTAGCTGCTGAGTGTGCAATGGCATCGGGTTGAGCTTTTACAAAGTCTTCTACTTCAACAACAGTCTGTGGAGAATTAGAACAAAAGATTAACCGTTAAAAAAGAGCTAGCATCAACTTGGATGACAAAATAAGAGTAAATCCTTCCTTACACGAACCTGACTTCCATGGGATGAAAACAGCTGAATCTTAACCATCCCCAGTTTGTAAAATGTAGTCCTGTTTCCCGGTGTTTCATCTTTCTTATTCTCCAATTCCTCTTCCGAGGCTGGACTATCCTTTGAAATTCCTGGTTTATGGCCATTAATCCTAACAGGATCTTCTAAATCATCTTCTACAGTCCTCCCAACTTCATCTACGCCATCATTACAAGACTGGTGATCAGACAGATGCTTTTGGATAACAGAATGTTCTTCTATAAGTGCAGGCCTTATAAGGCCCTGAATAGCCAAACTAACTGGAGCCTGCTCTGCCCAATCTATAGGATCATCAGAAGCAAcctgaaaagtaaaaacaaaagcGGAAATATGAGAAACGGAAATGACAGCTTCATGAAAGACCATGAAATGGGATACAATTGCAGCTAGACGCTTCAAATGAAAAAGAGGTACTACAAGTAAGCAAATGAAAAACTCAAGAATTCCCCACTGTTACAAACAAAACACGCAagttaattttttcaattaccTCTACATCACTCCATTGTAGGGTAAGAAAATTACAATGGGCAATTACCTCACTTAGCTTCTTGGCAAAATTCATTGGGTGAGAGTAACGCATAGTCTGCAATTTTGCCCAGTTGTCAGAATCATCCAGATCATCTTCGTCTTCATCTTCAAGAACAGCAACCCAATCCTAAACATGAACCTATTAGATAATTAGAAATGTCTAACAACATCCATGCATCCACATCTAAACAAATGAAAACACAAAACAGACCGAATCATAGTCACCGTCTTCTTCATCATCGTCCTCCTCGTCAtcgtcatcgtcatcatcatcatcatcttcactaccttcatcttcaatcccatccatttcaaaatcaatttctggTAACTCCATCTCATTGATCATTTCCATAGTATCTAACCCAATAATAACTTGCTGCATCATTATAATAACCCACAAATGCGTAAGGAAAAGTCCAGAACATAGAATTGCTGATAGAATGCAATCATCTCTACCAATGGCCATCGATTTATTTGTCCATGAAAATTGCATACCACAAAGTTATTCTCTGAAGTTAGGGAACGAAAAGTGTCTTCACTATCCTTCACTTGAAAGTAGATATCTGCAACATGCTAGAGCGGGTTAAAATCTTTActttgaaaggaaaagaaaaattgcCAAGTCCAATGTACGATGTGAAAGTCACACACTTTGACTTACTTCCATGTTCATCAGTTACATAAGGCAAATCCGGACATAAAATATTTTCGTGAACCTCGTCATTGATCAAACTCGAAAACAAGAGTGTTGCTTTGCTGTTAACCTGAAAATGGCATACTATGGGCAACATTAGCATCGCAGAACCTCGATATGAAAATGGGGAGCATCAACAAGTGAGCAAGTCCAATTTAGTACCCAAAGATTCGAACTTTCGCCTACTTATCAACAATCGAATACAATGTACTACCTCAATGAGGGTTCTAGCAGATTCTGCAGCTGTAAGTCTATCAGTTCCACTAGCCTCTAATGTGGACTCGGCAATTTCCTCAAATGGGTGGTATTCCGGCCTCTCATTCGGCTTCACAGGCTCCGAACCGGGCCCTAACTGCCGGGCAGATGCCTGAATCCCATTCTTTACCAAATTTCTCCTTTTTGCAACCGAACCATTCTTTGACCGTGGAATTCGAGTCCTGTATCACATTCTTATCCGATTTACGCATTTTCGAAACCTAGAAATTCAAATTGGTTTATTCAGCTAGAAAAAGCTCAGCTGCtggataataaaaaataaactaatttgCGTACCACGGCGCAGCGAACCCGCCGGAGCAAGAAAGGCGGCAGCGTACGGCTCCGGTCAGTTCGTCTGAGCTCCACGTCGGACGATAGGCtgcaataaacaaaagaaattaaattagaagCGTCGTGCTTCGGAACAGAGAACGCAGGGAAGAGATGTGAAGAGAAAGTTGAGCTGTTAAAGTAGGCGGCAGAGAGAGGAGGGGGTTACAGGGCATGGAGGTGGAGGAGCAGAGGTTTGTGGCGGCGGAGTTGAATTGTACGGCCATGGCTGACTCGATCATCATCATCGTTTTCGAGTTGGTCGTAGTTAATGCAACTGCAAGTGTGAGATCCACAAAATATATCACTCTCTGGAGATTCTGGAAGGATGAGGTTTGCTTTTTCCTTGGAGTTTGGGCTGCGATTCTCTGTACGCACGATTGGTGCAACcgtaattctaatttttttaagaatttaaaatgattaaaagtgtttttgatgaaaatatttttagaattaatttttaataaaaatgcaagtaaattttagaaaaatacTTATCGGTTGTTTTGCCAAATGTATTTTTAAACGTTTCGGAGCCTGTAAATACAAGATATGATTATACAActcaagaaatacaaaaaattcatttattgtTTGATGTCAAATTCCCTACAATTGTTCACTAATGCTTGTTGAATTGAGGTTTCCTTCATTGGAAATAGCTTTTGATACCACTGCAAAATCCAACGTAGTTTTAAGTCAAGTTATTACAGGCGAGGAACATAAACCAAATGAGAAAGagttgttgattgttttgttgaCCCAAAAAATTAGACGGATTAAACCGAGGAGATCTACGAGTTACTTACgtttttttgttgatgatggTGTGTCAATTTGCAACCAAGCTCGGTTGGGTGAATGAGGTTAGGTGGTAACGAtacgcgttgctgacttctacACCAAGTTTCAAAAAACCCctataaaaaacaaattatgtTGATATGATATGTAATATTTCTCTACATTTTGGTTGTTTGATTCACCaagttgttttttatgaatattGTTGGTTTGATATTAAACATATGAACTGACATTGAGTGTGGACAGTGTGAGGtcaaataagaacaaaatacaCAGAGTTTCATGCTTTTAGGTGCAATATAAATGATTGTGTCACCCCTTCacaatttagggttttgaacaTTAATCcttgcaaaagattaaaattaaaaaaaaaacctggtgCTAGATTAAATATTCAAGTTAATCCCTTGAGTGTACTTTTATgaaaatttacattcaatttttgttatttaatgtgtatttttatttaatctctccatatttaaatttaattttattaatatgcacatatttagtttttttaattagaaatgaacgtaaatgagaaaatattaaaagaaatttgtgatacaaaaatatataaatacataaggGTACAGAAATGATTGtgccaaaatatataaaattgacttttttgtaccgaaatatttgtacctacatgattgcaccgaaatatattataatgaacctaaatgtatgtaccaaaatgtacgtacCTAAATGTCAATATCAAAATATATGTACAGAAATGTACGTACCGAAATGTATATACCAAAATGTACgtacctaaatgtcaataccTAAAATGTATGTACCTAAACGTGTTTaccgaaatataatatattaaattaatgtacctaaaagtcAATACTCAAATGTGTGTATAAAAGTGTAAGTAACGAAATGCACTATATTGAATCAATGTAACTACATGTTTGTACCGATGGATATACCAAAATATTTAAAcgtattaatgtacctaaatgaagaacatacaaaattgttatcggaatatatattataaaaaaattagttacctaaatgtagacattaaaatatattatgatgaatgaaataaaacttaaatttaaatgtaattaatacattaaaataaaaataaaaagataaataaaacaacaaaatataactaataaatgatatgattaaatgtgctagggactaaaattggattttaatcttacacaTGTTTATAAtctaaaactcatcttttttaagaattaaaatgaagttttctatttttttttttccatcaagTAGTCGAATTTTTGCCTTTGGTGCTCAACAAATAGAACCAAACGGAGTTTCTTTTGGCGATTGGATGTATACGTATTGAAGTTGGTACAAGATAAGAGCTTCCTCAGTTAATTTACGTATGTtcattccatatatatatatatatatgcatgcttTAATTGGCTTTCCACATTGTCACAATCCAATGAGGCTCTGTTTGTTGGGTTGGATGGACATGTTGTGATCAATCAAAACGGATTTGAGTTTAGTATGTTGTTTGTTATGTTAAAATGTAGGATAAACATGATCGAACACGATGGGTTACAAATCCACAATATTGTGGTTAACTAACTTATTCTTATACATGAGTTGCAAGTCTTGTCTTACAAGTCCCTATCAATCCAATTCTATCTTTAAAACCCAATCTCATCCAACCCACCAAACATGCAAGTTTTGATGACTTAGGTTCCGTTTTTTACTCTTtgtattttggttttgttttcaattaaaattCGGTATTGATCTCcgtcttttttgttttgtttttacttaCCAGATTAATTATCCTATTTTTGATGAATCTATAGATTTAGAGGTGTTCGGCAGTAGGGACTTGGATTTGGACAGAAGACTGTACCTGTATATATTTCACATCTCCTACGTGTTCTGATTATCTTTGTCCAAAATTCACAAAACTTGACACTATTTGTTTCGTGGTTTTGTTCTTCATGCTGCAGTAACTCGCACAATCGATAAAAAGGATAGCCTTCGCGTGTTCGTTCAATCAAAAGTGTATAAAGCCAACCCTTCTGTTTGATAAATACATTGTAGTTCACTGTTGGAGTATTAGTACTTGCTATACTACCATGAAAGACGATGACGTATTATGTTGTCAGACCGATTTCTGGGTGTTTATGGTCATATCTTTGGTCCTTGTGGCATTTGCCGGTATTGCATCAGGCCTTGCCTTAGGACTTCTCTCCTTCAGCCAAGTCGATCTTGAAGTCCTCATTAAGTCCGGTCAGCCTCAAGAACAGAAGAATGCAGGTTGCTAGCTACGGTGAGTTTCGTTACATTATTGTGAAAATTAATTACTAGCTTAATCAGCTCGCTAAATTTGCAGCGAAGATTCTGCCGCTTGTTAAGAACGAACATCTACTTTTATGTACTCTCCTCATAGGCAAATCACTGGCAATGGAGGTACGCCGCTATGACATGCGTCATTTGTGCTGTTTTTATGTTCTGATGTACTAAATTACTTGACCTGTTAACTAATGTATTGTTCTACAAGGCGCTTCCCATTTTCCTGGACTCGATTCTTCCCGTTTGGGCTGCGATTCTTGTGTCAGGCACCCTTGTTCTCGTATTTACGGAggtaaaaattttgttttaagcCATTCACTTGGTTTTTGTCTTGGCCTAATGCACTTTAAATGTTGACAATACGTTATCGTTGTCTTAAGATCGTTTATCGTTCACCTTTTCTCTTAGATCATTCCTCAAGCTGTATGTTCTCGATATGGACTAAGTCTCGGCGCGAAAATGTCTCACTTGGTCCGATTGCTTCTTGTGGTTTTCCTCCCCCTATCGTACCCTTTCAGTAAGGTAAAATACACGTTCATGACATAACTTAGATCAATGTTCAGTTCCACTGGCTTCACGTAACTCAACTCTTTTGTGGTAAGCATAATCAGCGCAAATTAAGACTTTTTCATGTTTGGAAATTTGACCATGGCAGCTGCTGGATTGCCTCCTTGGCAAAGGGCATTCGGTGCTTTTAAAACGAGCGGAGCTAAAAACATTGGTGGATCTGCATGCCAATGAGGTAAATTTGCTAGAGATTCTTGTTAAATATTAACGGTCTATGCAGACAGTGACAAAAGTCGAAATACTGTGATCGTGTTCATCACTAGGCTGGGAAAGGTGGAGAGTTATCGCATCATGAAACAACGATTATTGCTGGTGCTCTGGATTTGACTTCCAAGACTGCTAAAGATGCAATGACTCCCATATCTCAAACTTTCTCCCTTGACATCAATTCAAAACTCGACATGTAAGTTACGATGGTCAGTTGAATCTGTTCATACCAAAATTAAATCATGTTTAATTACGTTCGAGTACTATGTCATTTTGATGTGTTTTGTCCATGGATCTTTAGCCATACCCTTGGTTTAATAACTAGCAAAGGTCACAGTCGTATACCTATCTACTCTGGAACCCCGACAAACATTATCGGCATCATTCTGGTAAGCACTTAGCACTTAGCAGGCCTCACCGTTTACTATTTCCTTAAAGCTACCTTTCATCCACGTGTAACTAATGTCACATTTTTCGTAATGTACTAGTTGAAGAATTTGATCTTCAGCCGCCCTGAGGACGAAACGCCAATTAAATACTTGACTATCAGAAGGATTCCAAGGTAGGCTATGACTGTTCCCTTATGGAATCTAGCAATTGGCTTCATGCTAACACAAGTTTTGGGCAAAACCAACTACTGTTTCCACGAAACTAATTTGCCGAAAAGCGCATATGTTTAATGTAAATTGTAATGCTGTACATAATCTGTAACAGGGTCTATGATAATTCGCCTTTGTACGATGTACTGCAGCAGTTCCATAAAGGTCATAGTCATATGGTTGCTGTGGTGATGAGTAACAAGGATACTAATTCAAGATCACATTCAACACTAGCTGAGGGTAGAGGTAATTTAAATTATACTGAAAATAAGGTTTTTGGGCAAAAAATATGTTTTTAGACTAGTAGAATTCATGATTGTTAAG is a window from the Pyrus communis chromosome 16, drPyrComm1.1, whole genome shotgun sequence genome containing:
- the LOC137720858 gene encoding uncharacterized protein At3g49140-like, which produces MMMIESAMAVQFNSAATNLCSSTSMPSYRPTWSSDELTGAVRCRLSCSGGFAAPWTRIPRSKNGSVAKRRNLVKNGIQASARQLGPGSEPVKPNERPEYHPFEEIAESTLEASGTDRLTAAESARTLIEVNSKATLLFSSLINDEVHENILCPDLPYVTDEHGNIYFQVKDSEDTFRSLTSENNFVQVIIGLDTMEMINEMELPEIDFEMDGIEDEGSEDDDDDDDDDDEEDDDEEDGDYDSDWVAVLEDEDEDDLDDSDNWAKLQTMRYSHPMNFAKKLSEVASDDPIDWAEQAPVSLAIQGLIRPALIEEHSVIQKHLSDHQSCNDGVDEVGRTVEDDLEDPVRINGHKPGISKDSPASEEELENKKDETPGNRTTFYKLGMVKIQLFSSHGSQTVVEVEDFVKAQPDAIAHSAAKIISRLKADGEKTTQALKSLCWRLKGLQVEEAVLIGVDSLGFDLRVCSGTQVQTLRFALNTRATSEYSAERQLNDLLFPRMQQKPQTVKQT